TAACTTTATGCTTTACATAACATGATCTTGAATAACTTATAGAAAAGTTCGATTTAATTTGATGacttcaataatttaatttgattagatTTAATTTAACTGAGAAGCATATCAATATGCTGGTGCCGCTAAACGAATGCATCGCACTGTACAACCATTATTTGTGGCTTTACATGCAATGGATTAATTTTAAAGTAGctgaaaaatgttaatttatgaaaatttatttattctcacCCCGTAAGTGTCCTTTCTGTTTTCCCGCGATAAACCTTTTCTGTCAACCAATAAACCCCAGCCAGGAATGATCCTTCTGTGGGTCGAAattctcttttccttttttaataaaaacagtccTACCCccctccaaaaaaaaccccccctaCAAACGCCATTTTGTACAGCCAACTGAAGGAAAAGGTGACAAAAAAGTATGAAATATACTGGGAAAACTCTCGGTTTTTTCCCCGGGAGTTAAATGCCCGCGGTACGGTGACCACCGCCAGCCGACAAACACAGCACACCCGAGTGGACTATCGGGTCATCCTTCTACCCACAGCGGACAGTGCTGTCTTCCGAACGCTACGGGGCACCGCACGGATGAAAAATTATAATGAACTTGACTGACGGGTTTGGAGGGAAACTGTTGAACTGGTAAACAGCGCTAACGAACCGTGAATAAGCGAGCATAAATGTTGCGTTTACGTTGCATCGAGTGGCTGCTGTCAGTCGGCCGGTCGATCTGTCCCCGGTATCCTGTCCAGGGTGTTTCACACCTCACACCAACCAACGCAGATCCCGGCCGGCATGGATGGATAACCAAACGGGGCACCGATGCAGTACACGTTGCTGGTTGGCTGCAGTCTTGGCGGACCCGCTTCGCCCCGGTCGATGTGTCATGAATGACCGTAGCGGAACAGGTGAAAAGTACAAACCCCTCGGGGGAGGGTGGACAAAAGGACACAAAGCGGTGGTTCCACCGTACCGCGTTAGGTCGAGCTCCCGGACGGCGCTGCATGGCATGTTCTGCGGTCAAATCCACGTCACATTGACATTGCACTTCGGCTTTGTGGGTCGGCCTCACTACGCCGAGGTTGGGGTTTGATCGATGCGAGACTTTCGTCAGCGATGTAAGGACTCATCGTCGGGGATGCGAATGCCAGGAGGCTTAGCGCACACGGGAACAGAAAGGCAAAACGGCAACGATGCAAGTTAAGCTTAACCGTGTACCGTAGAAGCCACTTACTCGGGGGACTTGTTTCGCAATgttgacaaaaaaacaagaacacagTGAGAACAAAGCTCTTTCCGGTTGTGTCCGGAATGTGCGCCGGACTGAACTGAATTTCGAACACCCTGTACAGGACATTCAGTAACAATTGGTTTGGAGTTTATTTTCCATAACGGTTCAGCAGACCTACACACCACGTTCAACATGATTTCTTTCAAATTTATGGTCCACCCTTAGTGGGTGGAGTGAAAACCAATCCACCACCcgcttccaaaaaaaaaagggaaaacaaagcaatgtACCAATGGTTTGTCATCCACATTCGAAACAAACCACGTAGAACCGCTGAACTGGAACCGAGGGGTTAGAAAAGTATtacccataaaaaaaaaggaaaacgaaaatgcATTAAGTCAAGTGAAAGTGAACCCCGCTTCCACATCCGTGGTGTCCCGGGCGAACACAGCAAGGCGGGCCAGTTTGGAAAAGTTCGCGCTCCGTTGGGCACGCAAAGGCGAAGGGACATCACCGTAATGAGCAACGTTTATTTTGTCACGAACTTTAACCGAGTCGCCCACCAGTtcaacccccctccccctccttcCCACCCTCTCCCTCCAGAAAATCATCTTCTAACGCAGCGTCTTCGAATCTGTCCTCTCCCTTCCCTTCTTTTACTACATTTACGCCATGCTTCAAAGGAAAGAAACATCTTCAAGTAGTAAACTGTCTCCGGGCACTGTATTTCCGTTGCCCACAGCCACggaacagcaccagcagcaacaaaaaaagcgcacGCTCCTCCGGACAAGTATTATTACGGTGCAGTTTTACGAGCACTGAAACTTTACTGATCTTCGCCCGGTTGAAGATGTCGTCCTCGGCGTACGGTCTTGGACCGAGCTCGGTCCAGCCAGGGCTGGAGGGCTTTGGGAGTGGTTTCCGAAACCGGCATTTAGTagttaaagaaattttattttctactgccctacttaccttttttttttcttttcgggggGCTGGTTTATAGGTACCGTCCCAGTAAAAGAAGGAACACCAACCATTCACTGAACTTTGTCATGAACTTAAGGctttatgaaaattaaacacCGCCTGTTACAACAGATTGCGCTTGAATATGCTACCGAGCTGTGGGAATACACTCACTCTActtcaacagcaaaaaacaacactgaaCCGTTCACAATGACTTCCCCCCAACAGGGAGCGCATCTTCAACATCATAGCCCTTCTGGTTCTTCCCATGCAACACTCCCATTCGAATTGCTGCACCGTACCTACAAACATTCGGAGCACATTTGTGCTCCTTCTTGTGTGTCCCGTCCGGACGAATCAGACAAACGGCAAATGACGAATGAAATTGATGCAATCATAATTGATACCACAAACGGAACATATCTCTCGCCTTGGCTTACGCCACTaacgagcaaaagaaaaaccgacCCAGCCGGAAAACGGATACTAATTGCTTCCTTCCGGGCGGTTTGTGTTCGTACAGAACGGCTGGGGTTTGGGATTTTCTATCACAtcttctccctttctctctctgtgtgtgttttaaccCCACAAAAACAGCCCATCACTAACGTGTGTCTGCTCGCATTTCTTGTCTCTTCCTTTTCCACAGTTTCGGCCGGAGCTAACCAAAGCCATCATCCGGATGAGCACCATCACCACGAGCTGATTGGCAATCTGCATCATACGTACAACTATCTCAAAAGCACCGGACAGGTAACGTTTCAACCTTTTCGAACCCTTATTTGGGTCACaatgagtaaaacaaaaaataaagggaTTTTAGGTTTATGTTTCATCTTGCAATTGTTGCAAATCTAAATGTGCGCCGGAAGTAAAATGCTACCAACGCTACTAGATAACAAACCAGTTAATCAAACATCAATCATTAGAACTAGATCTTGGAATTGTTCAGCTCCCGAACGAGAGAAGAAGAGCGCTAGGCAATCTGCTTTTGTCGCAAacaaccaccaacaaaaaacccattcTTAATTTCGGTTTTCACTTTGGACATAAAATCataattgaagaaataaagaagaaaatacaaagCACCACTACCGGGGCACCGTTCGCTTCGTCCAGGATATTTCACCCAAAACCTTTACCCCACTTTGGAGAGAATGAAAAAGATTCAAGCCCCTAACGATCTTTGCACGAAGTGCACCACACTGCCAGCACGCCACGCATCCACTGGGTACTGAGCCGGTGTGGTTAAAGGATCATTGCGGATCGGGCGGTCGAGGCGGAAACGCGCCGCGTCCCGTCGGACAACGGGAGGACAGAATTTATTATAACGCTTCCGAACATCCGTGGTAAGAGAGCGCGCGTGGTGCAATTTCCGCGCAAATATGCCACCTtctatttgtgtttgtttgccgctTTCTTTTATGCTGCTTCTTCGACGGGGTTTTAGCTACAGCGCTTCCTACCTACAAGGAAAATTTATCTTCGCAAGATGTTGTACCATTTACATACACGGGTGAATGTGTGCTGCTTTCTTGCATAAtgtcgccaaaaaaaaacaaaaggaaaagatgCGATTTAAAACCGAGTGTTTCTGGGTGTGAGCGAGCAAAAATGTCCACAAGTAGCGTGGAGAAGGCATCGGAGACAATAAATGCATCCTGGGTTGCCTTTCGGTGTGCATGGACCCCCGTAAAAGTGGATCGTTTAGCAACCCAAGCTTACACCCCGTGCCACTGGGGGGAGTatgagggaggggggggtaGGAGGAGTCTCCACCCTCACTCctctgttttactttttggcaaacgattTTGACACGTGCAGCCATAATTCAACCGTTTTATGGGAGTGTTCCCGGTGCCAGACGCGAGATGCTACACTCCAAACTGTCCCacactgtgtgtgtgaatgtctGTTTGTCTCTCGGTGAAAACTACTCGCGTATAACTACCCCACCAAGTATCCTTACGCCCCCTCCTCTGGGGGAAGTAGGTCATCGAGAAATGGGcaattttcttccaattttGCGATGGTACATCCATTCCGGCCGTACATGTGTGGAACCAGGTGCAGACAATTGTGTCCCTTCTTGGTTTCCGGCAGGTTATCGCCGTTGCCTTGGTGCTGcaactaaaaaaataagaaaagcgATAGAATtggaaagaaggaaagaaagtcAAACCGATCAGCCACAATGTGCATTAAAGGATGAAAATTTGGGCACATACCTTAGACAAATGGGGACGCTTTATCACATCAAACGGTCAGTGAATCATCTCcatttttggttgtttgtttgtggagtTAAAGTATCtcgaagcgaaggaaaacaatcaGCCCAAATCGACAACACGACACGTTGCCTCCTGTACATAAGTGGAACCCCACCATAAGCACGTGCCGGATAGATGGCACACTTGACCTACATGCGATAACGTTCCACACATTGCATACTTATGGTGAttgtaaattttgaaattgaagTACTCATTGTTTTAATGATCATTCATCCTTCTTTTTGCTCCTATTTATGATGAAACACACttaaagaatttttaaaattcagTTAACATGAGATACTTAGATTGTTCTTcagcaaaagaaaccaaaTAATAGAAAGAATCACCGAATCACGAAATTCTCACATCTCGCCCATGCACCGGAGTTCCATGCTATGTCTTTCTGCTTATACATTCTTCGCCTACTGACCTACTCCAAGTGGCAACCCGAAAGTAAACACTTACCAAATTTAAAATCCGTCCAACATGCCATGCTTTCGTTTTCAagcaatcatcatcatgatcatcatcatcatccgcaacCAACAGGATCGCCATTTACCAAACCATTTACCAACTAAACACCCCAACCGAAGGGCTGGATGGTATGCGCGAAACAAACATCATAAACCGTGTGGTGCCGGATGAGTTGgttaatttttatgcaaatctactgttttgcttttgggtGCTGTGCTTCCACCTCCTCCACCGGACGGGGCTTCGGTGAGCAACAATTCTACCCAGGCTATTATGCGATTGTCACGGCACAATATGGTCACTTTCTTTGCCAtttctctttcgcttcgtctcataaatattcatatttcTCTGGTTCGACGATTTACCTGGTTCGCATTTTCGGACTCGCTCGGACaatcatttcaatttacaGCTTGCCGGGCAGTCCCCGGTCAGACCCAAAGGTAGATTTTTATAAAAACCGAATCGTTTTTCTTCGTCAAAATCGTCAGAATCAGTTGCCATCATTCCCGATGTGGGGCCACAAACACTACAgcttcttcatcttcttctttCCCTCAGATGCAGAGCCTCAAAGCGATGGAACTAAACAATACGCGCCGATCAGAGGTTCCGATTATCTTCTTCAACCGGGTGCCGAAGGTTGGCAGCCAAACGTTCATGGAGCTGCTGCGTCGATTGGCGGTGCGCAACGATTACACCTTCCACCGGGATGTGGTCCAGCGGCTGGAGGTGATCCGGCTGTCACCCGAGCGGCAACAGGAACTGGCCGAAATGGTGATGGATCTGCCGGTGCCGTCCGTGTACGTGAAGCATGTCTGCTACACGAACTTCACTCGCTTCGGTCTTCCGATGCCGATCTACGTTAATATGGTTCGCGATCCGGTCGAGCGCATCATCAGCTGGTACTACTACGTGCGTGCGCCCTGGTACTACGTCGAACGGAAGCAAGCGTTTCCCGATCTGCCACTGCCAGATCCACGCTGGCTGAAGAAAGATTTTGAAACCTGCGTCCTGCAGGGCGATCCAGAATGCACCTATTCGCAGAATGCCGTCCACGAGGGCATCGGAGATCATCGTCGACAGACGCTATTTTTCTGCGGACACGGCGAAGAATGTCTGTGAGTATTGACTGCGGTGTATGTAGATGTATGTGACTGAAGTATTATGTTACTATCCACTGTTTCCTTTCATTTGCACAGTCCCTTCAACAGTGCCGGAGCACTGGAACGCGCCAAGTATGCCGTCGAAAGCCAGTACGCGGTGGTTGGTGTGCTGGAAGACCTGAACACCACGCTCACCGTGCTGGAGAAGTATGTTCCGCGCTTCTTTACCGGCGCCAGCTCCGTCTACTTTAACGAGGTGAACGTACTGCAAAAGATCAACA
This Anopheles marshallii chromosome 3, idAnoMarsDA_429_01, whole genome shotgun sequence DNA region includes the following protein-coding sequences:
- the LOC128716380 gene encoding heparan sulfate 2-O-sulfotransferase pipe, producing the protein MDYFLRYRRMTVPKRYAEFVALIAISCTLFLFLHTQSLTSRLREMEDRLQPPSSLSAASGLSGNSISQVSAGANQSHHPDEHHHHELIGNLHHTYNYLKSTGQMQSLKAMELNNTRRSEVPIIFFNRVPKVGSQTFMELLRRLAVRNDYTFHRDVVQRLEVIRLSPERQQELAEMVMDLPVPSVYVKHVCYTNFTRFGLPMPIYVNMVRDPVERIISWYYYVRAPWYYVERKQAFPDLPLPDPRWLKKDFETCVLQGDPECTYSQNAVHEGIGDHRRQTLFFCGHGEECLPFNSAGALERAKYAVESQYAVVGVLEDLNTTLTVLEKYVPRFFTGASSVYFNEVNVLQKINKNSFKPPVSEEIKDLVRRNFTKEIEFYQFCKQRLYKQYLATQLPLK